In a genomic window of Rhopalosiphum maidis isolate BTI-1 chromosome 4, ASM367621v3, whole genome shotgun sequence:
- the LOC113560568 gene encoding thioredoxin-2-like, which yields MVQLITEAADLVTKLTDAKEKLVIIDFFAKWCGPCKLMAPFIEELANEYPDVVMLKVDVDECEDAAIEFNIQSMPTFVFLKSKKEVVRFSGANKDKLKEYLLKHK from the exons atggttcAACTCATCACCGAGGCC GCCGATTTGGTAACTAAATTGACCGATGCCAAGGAAAAATTAGTCATCATCGACTTTTTCGCCAAATGGTGTGGTCCATGCAAATTAATGGCTCCATTCATTgaa gaactCGCCAACGAGTACCCTGATGTAGTAATGTTGAAAGTTGATGTTGATGAATGTGAAGATGCTGCTATTGAGTTTAACATCCAATCTATGCCCACATTTGTTTtcctaaaatcaaaaaaagag gttgtTCGGTTTTCTGGTGCTaacaaagataaattaaaggagtatttattgaaacataaataa
- the LOC113555083 gene encoding ATP-dependent DNA/RNA helicase DHX36-like — translation MPPMKPFRVNKQTGPKDKNKGPRQQSKSSSSKNNRDDDDFFLDNGGPSNINDKQKSRLSHPPHLKGREIGLWHARRQASLKEDEEMLDMARPKVKPPSHLRGRELDMWHKEQNRLWQKSKKKEQQKELGKCFIKLRIDGIARMEMDLLKLEEELPIPDENIKPIPCIISGSKLNTKDYSNHNYRALNLLTLKDEDVDENAEYIIDRYKKLEDSNFKRKFLDNITGSMEENLVASIQSNMKLQNDESKNAFLRNELENKRKSAKYRSMCEIRKKLPSYSKKDEILELVHRNQVILISGETGCGKTTQMAQFILDDAIMSGRGSTCRIVCTQPRRISAISVAERVADERAERIGEASVGYQIRLERKLGREYGSILFCTTGILLQHIQRDSALNYYSHIIIDEIHERDTISDFTLTILKSIIPVRPDIKVILMSATLNAAAFSKYYNDCPSLNIPGFTYPVEELYLEDIYTLNRFRYFPKKPTQRSRKIKPGDPFSEFVIPYVNEMRRFKKFPSAVLNWLENPISEDTDYELILELIYYICNNKDDGAILVFLSGWDQISKMTKILKDKGFGNTSRYILIPLHSMLPTVSQKSVFESPPRGVRKIILSTNIAETSVTIDDVVYVIDNGRMKLKGFDAENNIGTLNEEWVSLANSRQRRGRAGRVRPGICYHLYSKGRERSFNDYVLPEMMRTSLEEVILQAKILQVGMVTPFLEKVMNPPETKTLEVALKLLIDLNALDEKENLTPLGFHLAKLPIGPLEGKMIILGAMFSCLSPIMTIAASLNFKDPFVMPANKEYQCREIKKEMDEGHQSDHLMVTRAMSKFLLAKQENRAWEFCRENFLMFNTMNMLHELKSQYAKYLCDLGFIKTPSYTDSEYNKNSNNVKLLKCVLAAGLCPNIAVSNPKIKTNGRKFSKFITAEDGKVEIHPKSVNSIDSYYESPLLLYHTKLKTTSIFLHDTTMIYPFPVVLFAKSLKITGEKTDHVTFSLNPQINFTCCSRTAVFIKQVRKRLKWLIDHLMSHPEEISFNSNSGSGKALRLVVDLVSAEEHPGTLEFPFMF, via the exons ATGCCGCCAATGAAACCTTTTAGAGTTAATAAGCAAACCGGACCTAAAG ACAAAAATAAAGGTCCTAGACAGCAATCAAAATCATcttcatctaaaaataatcGCGATGATGATGACTTCTTTTTGGACAATGGGGGTCcatcaaatataaatgataaacaaaaatcaagATTATCTCATCCTCCACATTTAAAAGGAAGAGAAAtcg gctTATGGCATGCTCGTAGACAAGCAAGTTTGAAGGAGGATGAAGAAATGCTTGATATGGCAAGACCTAAAGTCAAGCCACCTTCTCATTTAAGAGGCCGTGAATTAGATATGTGGCATAAAGAACAAAATCGATTATGGCAGAAATCCAAAAAGAAAGAGCAACAAAAAGAACTAGGAAAATGT tTCATTAAGTTAAGAATTGATGGAATTGCTCGTATGGAAATGGACTTACTAAAACTTGAAGAAGAATTGCCAATTCCTGATGAAAACATTAAACCAATCCCGTGTATTATATCAGGTTccaaattgaatacaaaagaTTATAGCAATCATAA ttataggGCTTTAAATCTTTTGACATTAAAAGATGAAGATGTAGATGAAAATGCTGAGTACATAAtagatagatataaaaaactggaagattcaaattttaaaagaaaatttttagaTAACATTACTGGATCCATGGAAGAAAATCTTGTTGCTTCTATTCAAAGTAATATG aaacttcaAAATGATGAatcaaaaaatgcatttttgagAAATGAACTTGAAAATAAACGTAAAAGTGCCAAGTATAGATCTATGTGtgaaatcagaaaaaaattgcCTTCTTATAGCAAAAAAGATGAAATTTTAGAATTGGTCCATAGGAATCAAGTTATACTGATAAGTGGTGAAacag GTTGTGGTAAAACTACCCAAATGGCTCAATTCATTTTGGATGATGCTATTATGTCAGGTCGTGGTTCAACATGTAGAATTGTTTGTACTCAACCAAGAAGAATCAGTGCTATTTCAGTGGCTGAACGTGTTGCTGATGAAAGAGCTGAGCGTATAGGAGAAGCAAGTGTTGGTTATCAAATTAGATTGGAAag aaaacttgGTCGTGAATATGGATCTATACTGTTTTGTACCACTGGTATTTTACTTCAACATATCCAAAGAGATTcagctttaaattattattcacatattattattgatgaaatACATGAACGTGACACCATTAGTGATTTTACTTTAACTATTCTCAAGAGCATCATACctgtt agACCtgatattaaagttatattaatgaGTGCAACATTAAATGCAGCAGCATTTTCTAAGTATTACAATGATTGTCCGTCTTTGAATATACCTGGATTCACATATCCAGTTGAAGAACTATACCTAGaagatatttatacattaaatag GTTTAGATATTTTCCTAAGAAACCAACACAAAGATCTCGCAAAATAAAACCTGGTGATCCATttagtgaatttgtaattCCTTATGTAAA TGAGATGAGGCGATTCAAAAAATTTCCCTCAGCAGTATTAAATTGGTTGGAAAATCCAATCTCCGAAGATACagattatgaattaattttagaacttatttattacatttgtaataataaagatgATGGTGCAATACTTGTGTTTCTTTCTGGATGGgatcaaatatcaaaaatgactaaaattttaaaagataaaggCTTTGGAAATACAT ctcGGTATATACTAATTCCTTTACATTCCATGTTACCTACTGTATCTCAAAAATCTGTCTTTGAATCACCACCTCgag gtgtTCGTAAGATAATACTATCTACAAACATAGCAGAAACCTCAGTTACTATAGATGACGTAGTTTATGTAATTGATAATGGTCGGATGAAGTTGAAAGGATTTGAtgcagaaaataatattggaacTCTCAATGAAGAATGGGTGAGTTTAGCTAATTCTAGACAACGTCGGGGTAGAGCAGGTCGTGTGAGACCTGGTATTTGCtatcatttatattcaaaaggGCGCGAAAGATCATTTAATGATTATGTGCTACCTGAGATGATGCGGACAAGCTTAGAAGAAGTAATACTTCaagctaaaatattacaagttgGTATGGTAACACCTTTCTTGGAGAAAGTAATGAATCCACCAGAAACCAAAACTCTTGAAGTAGCTTTAAAA ctATTGATAGACTTGAATGCTTTGGATGAAAAAGAAAATCTTACTCCATTAGGTTTTCATTTAGCAAAGTTACCAATCGGGCCATTGGAAGGTAAAATGATTATCCTAGGTGCAATGTTTAGTTGCCTTAGTCCAATAATGACAATTGCTgctagtttaaattttaaagatccTTTTGTCATGCCA gcaaACAAAGAATATCAATGTcgcgaaataaaaaaagaaatggaCGAAGGACACCAAAGTGATCATCTTATGGTCACAAGAGCAAtgagtaaatttttattagcaAAACAAGAGAATAGAGCATGGGAGTTTTGTAGAGAAAATTTTCTTATGTTCAATACAATGAATATGTTGCATGAACTAAAATCTCAATAcgctaaatatttatgtgatcTGGGATTTATTAAAACACCCAGTTACACAGATTCTGAATACAATAAGAATTCAAATAATGTTAAGCTTTTGAAGTGTGTTCTAGCTGCTGGTCTGTGTCCCAATATTGCTGTTTCtaa cCCCAAGATTAAAACAAATGGccgtaaattttcaaaatttattactGCTGAAGATGGAAAAGTTGAAATTCATCCAAAGTCTGTGAATTCAATTGATAGTTACTATGAAAgtcctttattattataccacacAAAACTAAAGACcacttcaatatttttgcaCGATACCACAATGATTTATCCATTTCCTGTGGTGCTGTTTGCAAAAAGTCTTAAAATAACTGGTGAAAAAACTGACCATGTTACTTTTAGTCTTAACCCTCAAATAAATTTCACTTGTTGTAGTAGAACAGCAGTTTTTATAAAG caagTAAGAAAAAGATTGAAGTGGTTGATTGACCATTTGATGTCGCATCCTGaagaaataagttttaattcaaattcggGAAGTGGAAAAGCGCtcag actTGTTGTTGATCTCGTATCCGCAGAAGAACATCCTGGTACATTAGAATTtccttttatgttttaa